In Vicia villosa cultivar HV-30 ecotype Madison, WI linkage group LG7, Vvil1.0, whole genome shotgun sequence, the DNA window aagaaattaaaatgacataattaTAATCACAAAAATTAATGTCATACCAATATCATTTGAAATAGGTTGGATTGTCATACTAGCAAGATCTTTGCGTAATGCTTTCACCTCCTCAATGGTCAAGAATGGTGGTGAATCCTCCAACACCCAATTAGAATGATCACCAAGTGTTTCAAAATTAATAGGATCATAATTTTGTTTCTTCTTGGTTCTATAAATCATTAACGGTAATGTCAAACATAGAACCAAATAAActtaacaaatcaaacaataatatACATTCTTAACAAACCAAGAAATATCACATATTCTTAAATATAGAACCATAGAATATTCTTAATAAATCAAACAATAATATACATTCTTAACAAACCAAGAAATATCACATATTCTTAAATATAGAACCATAGAATATTCTTAATAAATCAAACAATATCATATATTCTTAACTATAGAACCAATATTTTCATGTCATCAAGACAAAAACAAAATAGTCTTGTTTATAAACCAAACAAACCAAACAATCGCATATTTCTTAACTATAAAACCATATCCTATATTCTTAACCATAGAACCAATAATCATGTCATCAAGTATCGAAACAATAGCATATAAAGCATAATAAGTGCAATACCTATTTTGTAGCCGTAAATTGTAACGAACACAAACGAGATCGTTAAGCTTTTGATGCTCCAACCTATTTCTCTTTTTTGAATGAATGTGTTCAAACACACTCCAATTTCGTTCACAACCAGATGCACTACAAGTTTGACTCAAAATCCGAATAGCCAGCTTTTGCAAATTGGGCGCTTCAGTTCTATAAGTGTCCCACCATTGATCTAGAATAATGCATGTGAAAAAAAACATTAGAAAACGTTTTAAAATACATATTGACATTGTACTAAAATGCTTAAAGTTTCTCATATaatttttgtaacaccccatttctatgCGACAATTGTacaagaatcagagtttcaaaatttctcaacaaataaatgaggcgtcacatattcacttcatTAACAAATTACTTCATCGCATTttgcggatacatagcacttcttTAATCAATCAAACAATTGCTCAACATATAATacttttaaacaaaataatttcttttatgaaaacatggcggaatcatagttctcaatctttaaGTCAATAAAATCTTATTCaactaagataaaacaataaataacatcataaacatcatagatATATCATAaaatcatccccccgagtgctacgtatcagagcgacaaccgactcgattaacgtcaactaaatcttcatactcgaacacctgcatgttaccagtataaaggaaacggcgaacaagagaaaagggtgagatatcaaatcatataagtgagcatatgataaattgtatattaggattcaaacatatatagttatcacatcaccagtattaatattttcatacacttcatactttcactaattcacaaatctcacatacttttcatcgcatcataagtcacactacttcacattcgcatcaattatatataaacatatcaGTCATTCACTTGCAAGTCAAATTATGATGCATCACGTGTATAAATCACAATTTTAGTCTCAAAATATCACAGCATATAAGTCAcccatctagtcacaaaacatcacctgtacatttaattacaaaacatcacatatacggCTAATCACAAAaaatcacatataagtcacaccagacatattcagttaatcgcattcacaaatatTGACATCATCACACTactcataaaatcatcaattcacatcttcacatacctccatcatttaacaagtcacaatatacaatcacgatatagtcacaaaatgTCACatctatgaatcacataagacacatgggacatgactcatgtatatgcatgtggtatcaatcggagcttcagcccctgtcaccaattgcccaattcagaggcacaaggcataagccttcgttacTAGTTTTTCCAATCCaagccgtcacagagtatgcatatgaatgtgactcgacaaacaagacatacacaacatactcatcacaatcacacgtcATCACTAGGCATACGCCCACGTCACTGATAATTACCAAgtattagaggtaattcaacgtcacaataATCATTCATTCTTCACATAGAAACAAACTCATCACGAAATCATCATCATTATGTTTCGGCatatcacgacaaacatataacttcacatattaactaaatcatcacaacaatcatcatttatcatttacttcacaaaatattcgtcacaaggcacacgcccatatcacaatcatcaattcataaaaGATATTAATacttcacacataatacaacaacttAATATGACAACAGAACAATTCCGACAATTCACCAAACCAACGGTCGATATCATTAGCAAAATAATCACCAAGATATCCACAATAATTCTTAAGGTATGATCACAATTCGATACCGGTTAATTGGGAATAATTCAATTACTTATTGATTATCCAATTCATTCGGTTACATActcaagatatcgtaatttaccgataaaccgaatagttaatctaagttcaagtttattccaattaaataggcttattaaaaattaattcaatagttaattaatcgaccgattaatatcacaatttcgacaaaataacgccaccacgttaatgtactaattaaacttagctaccacgtcaattttcatcaaattccagaCAACTAAATATACCGATTAATTCGGCTTTTTCGATCAAACGGAACTGTTTATTAAATCTATAATCACTACTATTTTGCTTACAACTACTAAAATTATCTTTAGTGATAACTCTTGCTAAATATATATGCTACCTATTATCATAGTTGGAATTATCATTGAAATTATGACTTAACATATATTAGTATACCATATGCCAAgactttatcatatatatatatatatatatatatatatatatatatatatatatatatatatatatatatatatatatatatatatggtatatTTGCTATCTTGTAACAAAATTAAAGCTACAGACAAATAGAGCCAAAGGAAAATAACAGGGGCTTTCATCTTCATATATGGCCCCCACCACACCAACATGGGACGATCGTTCCTCTCTAAGTGGTGGCCCCCGTCAACCAACTGTGTGACCTTTTATATGTTCCTGCATTTCAGATCTTTCTAGTATAACAACATAATTTCCTGACTATGAAAATTTACTCCGATTCAACACAAATCTAGCTACTCGCCATTACTTAACCACATCATCAACAGTAACGACGCACAACATCAATTCATGAATTTAATTTCTCGGCAACAATTGACACAAGCAATagcaataaatctacacatctAATTTTCCccacatacaaggtttcataagctctattataggaagagaaccccacccttaccttatcaatggaagcaactcaatgggtccccaattgcatcttcaatttgacACCATGGATAAAATCTCTAAGCTTGTCCTTCTCCTCCAAAACTtgtctctttctcttctattcttctttccTCATTATGACAACACTACTCTTAAATCTCTAAAACCataatataatatttcaattgGGCTTAGCATTCAATAACTCTTCTTTATTAATATTCACAGCCCAATTTAGACCCAATAAGACAAATAGCTCCAAATAACTAAttatatcacttttattaatattccatcaatataatatttctgacttataaataatattattcttaatattattttccgactttaacttaataaatccaaatacgcttcttaaaataacaccgacaatccaaattcgaccaatatatcatatttccggtctaatcttaattactcagaaatttcccaaaacttcaaatattattccagtaatatttctaatactaaaagtatcaaaactcttgattaaatatcgatccgctatcccaaactaataccgactaaatcgtctcaaaatacgaaaacttcactaaacactccgaacgtctagattaagagaataatcgaatttccgggcgttacaagtTTACCTAGCAAAACTTCATCTCGGTTTTCTACGGCCGTTGTCCTTCCAAAACTACCTTCACAATTTTTGAATGAAGTCATCTCAGTAGTTAATTTAGATCGCAAGTCCTTACTATCATAAGCATACTTTTCAATGACATCCAAAAGGCCTTGGGTGGTGGACTTGTTTTTTCATATTCTGGATCAAATTTACAAAATGGATTTAACCAATAACCAGCAGCATGAAGATTTTTCCGAAGTTGTGCATCCCAACGATTATCCAAGATCTTCAAATAAGGCTCTACTTTCAGCTTATTTCTTCTAAACCTCTTCTCAATCTCCTCTCTTGCTTTATACATAGCTCGGTAGAGATATCCCATAGCTGGTTTATCTTCACTATCAACAATACGCAACACACGTACAAGAGGTTCTGTAATTTTCACGATGTCAGCACATGTAGACCAAAAGCTTGAGTCTAAGACTTGTTCCACAAATTGCTTTTCCTTGACATCTTTGGATGTTACCATGGCTCTTAGTGCATCTTTATGAGATAGAATACTttgcaatgcaatgaaattagTAGCAAAGCGGGTTGGAGCAGGACGGAGTATTTCTTTTCCACCTGTATTTTGTCTTATCAAATACAATGCAAAACAATAATTATATATGTATTTGATAATTTTTGAAGCATGTGACACTGCCTCACTTACTTCCTTTAATTTCCCCATGGTTTGCAACATCAAATTAATACAGTGTGCCGCACAAGGAGACCAAAAcaacttagaaaactcctttttACATTTCACACTCAAAGTGACAAAACCAACCAAAATACTCCCAAACACACACTATAATCATTCATTTGTGGctgtaaaaatataaaatagttttttcaAGCAAAGCTTTACCGCAATAGCTATAGAAATTATATTGCCATTGTTCAATCATGGTGAGTTAGTGAACTGTGTTCCTAAAAAAACTACTATAATACTATTGACCCTATTTTTGAGTTGTACATTAAGCATAGTATTTTCTAATTTCTACTATTATAGCATTACAGTATTGGGCAATGATACCTTGTTTACATATGGAAAAAAACAAGAACAACTAACATGTGCAGAAAGTCACAAACACAATAGAACAATATCACATTGTACATAGAATTAAAGTGATAGAAAAGAAAAAGTATGGAAGATGAATTGTCAACGTGGTTTCTCCAAAAACTACTCCAATTAGTTTTTGGAGAAACCAACAGATTTCAACTTCATCATTGGAACAACAACAAGTGCAGAAGAATTGACATACGATAGAAGATAAgtcatcaagaacaacaacaactctagacaacaacaacaaaatcaataatttcaatttcaatttgaaCACTAGACGGAACGGCGGCGCAGGGTTGCTGTTGTTCTTATTTGTATTCCactcctttcttttctttctggAATTTTATGTGTGGCTGAAGACTGAAACAAGttaacaaaacaattttttttattattttttttaaaatttaaaaacctcaaaacgacgtcgttttgagttaaaaaaataataagcaGTTGAATCACCGGTTTTTCCGGTTCGTACTGGTTCGttccggttcacaccggttccaTCCGATTCTGAGACGTGGGCGATCGAACAAGTGAACCTGGCCGATTCCCGGTCCAACCGATCCGACTGGCCTGTCCGGTCCAGTTTTTACAACACTGATAAaaactattaaataattttttaaaatattaatttaaataaaattgaacaccacttttaatgaaaaaaattttaTTGTGTTTTCTTCATAGTGttttgggttaatgaactttttcgcccctttaaatatttcaaatttcatttttagtccctccaaaattttccttcaagaaatcgtcccttcaaaatttttcttccgaactattggtccctaacgtcaaatttcgtagctaatcggtggctaaagtcgtagctaatctctagcaaatttgacgttagggaccaatagtttagacgaaaaattttgaagagacgatttcttaaaggaaaattttagagggactaaaaacgaaatctgcaatatttataaggaccaaaaaatTCATTAACCCTAGTGTTTTTGTGTGAAACTGTTATTTAAGTCCAAATATAACCctccattgattatcattaatccaacggttttaattaaagttttatataaaaaaatatttccaaaaataattagattaaatgatcaattaaaatcgtcggattaataaaaatcaatggttatgatttggagtaagtgttgaacagttactcttggagtaaatataaccctcctcataatatatatatataatagaattaATGTATAAGTTAAAAGTTTCATGTTTTTTTCTTTGGACGGCTTTACATAAGTCTCTTCCTATAAGATCGATCGATGTTGTGTCATCGTGGTATGCTCTAGACGAATCTTTGTTCTAAATGCAATATGGATAATGAGACAGCTTTACACTGCCTAAAGACTATGAATTTGTTACTCCCTCTTAGAAATCTATTAGCATCTTAGACCCCATATTCTTATAAGAATATAGTTTATATGATTAGATTAGACATGATATCAATGATAGCTCTATCTTTTTGGCTGCTTGCTAGTAGTTATGACGCGCTAGTAACAAAATGTGTCTTGGGACTGAAGTGGTTTCTtcctataatttaaaatttattacagTGAATTATATTAATATGTTAGCTAAATGTTTCTCAAACATAATTTGTTTCATCCAACGAGAACGATTATGAGGAATGCACACAAATGTAGTAAtatgattttgaatgttgatggcAGTAGCCTCGGTAATCTCGACGTCTCAGATTTTGGTGGattgatttaaaatattgatAGTGTTTGGGTTCACGGTTTTGAGACTATTCTTCATACGGTGCTGACGACGTTATATCATGGGTTCCGTATGATCCGGGAACTTGGCATCAAAGAACAAGTGTGTTATTATGACTTTAACTCTACTATCAAACTTATCTTTAAGTCTATTAATATTTGGCATCACTATGCCGCGATTCTTCACAACATTAAAGAGATTCTCTATAGAGAATGATAAGTTTTACTATTTCATATTTTTAaggaagaaaatataataatgatgcaGTGTACTGATTCTTTGCAGAATTTTCTATTGGAATTATCACTTTTCTACTAATTAACCCATGCTTGTGAAATTGTATTTTCTaaacaatttcttttttttttcttttttatttgtaaacaaaaaaagaaaatgttaGGTGTTTTCTgtcgaaaatttctttagccacctccctatgggggtcacccccagcgaaaaaccaaaactacccctgcttcggaaatgaacttccgaagcgcttttttttttgaattttttttgtcttcggaaatgaacctccgaaaatgtcaaaaccgttaatattttcagaagttcatttccgaaaatatttctgcatatacaaatttccctccttcactatttcatcatttttctccaacacttttccaaaccctctccaaaacccaatcaatctccatccatttttatcctaaaatcaagtttcaaaccgttgatcacgttaaagggagcatagaaagctacaatttcaggtaaacatcacttatttcattccctatttcactacattgattcaacaaaattctgctgaacactgatataattcggaagttcatttccgaaatgtcccctgaggcaggataaggtttgttaggccatcaatgctccaataagtctataaatacacactcttcttcatcctctccacaccacaaaacacaaatgacacaaacctacccccacctagcattcgtctactttgaaaccggctacccgatgccgttccaatttcgcttctcgcgcgacacgccgtttgcggagttgataccgtcgctcaacacgcttttgcactatcccgagaatcgaaaggttgtcaagctcgagtaccgctcgccatcgcttaacgacgagggaggcattaagttcacaccttttgagatcaagaacgacgaagatttggcggttttgtggacaacgttcgaccgattttcttcgaaaggcccgatcgagttggacgcgaaacttcaaagatcggcggacgatgttatcaaaatgttgactcatccccacctacctgtgatcaacaatatgtaactttaattatatgtaatattatcgttgtaatcttcacccgattaaataaagcgaattgttgttgtttttcattttcttctgtccagacatattttcggaagttcatttccgaattccccaaggggggtgcgttcggagatgaacttccgaaacaccacattttctgaaaaagtaactttatttcggagatgcatctccgaaatcaatattttatattaaaaaaaacacgttttcggagatgcatttccgaaaacacattttttaagaaaaaaagtacagtttcggaa includes these proteins:
- the LOC131619985 gene encoding uncharacterized protein LOC131619985 yields the protein MGKLKEVSEAVSHASKIIKYIYNYCFALYLIRQNTGGKEILRPAPTRFATNFIALQSILSHKDALRAMVTSKDVKEKQFVEQVLDSSFWSTCADIVKITEPLVRVLRIVDSEDKPAMGYLYRAMYKAREEIEKRFRRNKLKVEPYLKILDNRWDAQLRKNLHAAGYWLNPFCKFDPEYEKTSPPPKAFWMSLKSSFGRTTAVENRDEVLLDQWWDTYRTEAPNLQKLAIRILSQTCSASGCERNWSVFEHIHSKKRNRLEHQKLNDLVCVRYNLRLQNRTKKKQNYDPINFETLGDHSNWVLEDSPPFLTIEEVKALRKDLASMTIQPISNDIDELNLDEVDVEGDAQLNSGENNQSNDIIDGEDVANEIDFAGDGFDIEGDPNIEIILPPWN